One genomic window of Pseudomonas sp. LFM046 includes the following:
- a CDS encoding FecR family protein — protein sequence MSRVSARALDEAIAWQLCLDSGETTEQERHEFQRWLSAHPDHARVWQQLAGIDRQLSAAAPTPARRALLRSGGVRHRSLHRIGTSALGMVLAVGLGLTLLAHQRPLGDYLADEMTASGQHRELRLSDQTSVQLNSRTALDIDFDGPQRRLFLRSGEILVQTGHGDSRPFIVETEQGRLQPLGTRFLVRRDGETTRLIVLESAVAAQPRNGSAERVIRAGEQISMDRQHLGQTHAAPVGAEAWSRGMLVAEDMPLAQLIASLGEYRSGYLSVDPAVANLKISGVFPLNDSDKALAALPPSLPVRIERFSDWWVRVVPAKD from the coding sequence GTGAGCCGCGTCTCCGCACGCGCCCTGGACGAGGCCATCGCCTGGCAACTGTGCCTGGACTCCGGCGAGACCACTGAACAGGAACGCCATGAATTCCAGCGTTGGCTGTCGGCCCACCCGGACCACGCACGGGTCTGGCAACAACTCGCCGGCATCGACCGGCAGCTGTCTGCCGCCGCCCCGACGCCGGCCCGCCGCGCGCTGCTGCGCAGCGGTGGCGTACGGCATCGCAGCCTGCACCGGATTGGCACCAGCGCCCTGGGCATGGTCCTGGCGGTGGGGCTCGGGCTGACCCTGCTGGCCCATCAGCGCCCCCTGGGCGATTACCTGGCCGACGAGATGACCGCCAGCGGCCAGCATCGGGAACTTCGCCTCTCGGACCAGACCTCGGTGCAACTGAACAGCCGCACCGCCCTGGACATCGACTTCGACGGCCCGCAACGCCGGCTCTTCCTGCGCAGCGGGGAAATCCTCGTGCAGACCGGCCACGGCGACTCGCGCCCCTTCATCGTGGAAACCGAGCAAGGACGCCTGCAACCACTGGGCACCCGCTTCCTGGTCCGCCGCGACGGGGAAACGACCCGTTTGATCGTGCTCGAATCCGCCGTGGCCGCCCAACCGAGGAATGGCTCCGCAGAGCGTGTCATCCGCGCCGGTGAGCAGATCAGCATGGACCGGCAGCACCTGGGCCAGACCCATGCGGCGCCGGTGGGCGCCGAAGCCTGGAGCCGTGGGATGCTGGTGGCGGAGGACATGCCGCTGGCCCAACTGATCGCCAGCCTGGGCGAGTACCGCAGCGGCTACCTCAGCGTCGATCCGGCGGTCGCCAACCTGAAGATCAGTGGGGTCTTCCCGTTGAACGACAGCGACAAGGCCCTGGCCGCCCTGCCCCCCAGCCTGCCAGTGCGCATCGAGCGCTTCAGCGACTGGTGGGTGCGCGTGGTGCCGGCGAAGGACTGA
- a CDS encoding TonB-dependent siderophore receptor produces the protein MRRATTPFRHTLLAVAISLGSLSAQALAETYHLPSAPLANTLNRIAVQSGIVLSVAPALTAGRTAPAVEGDFSPLQALSQALQGSSLRLVQNGADSYSVAPVTDEAMNLPEVNIDGSRSYETAWGPTTGMVATRTAAGTKTDTAINEIPRSISVITRDQLDSRPTLNLNDSLRYTAGVMSSGYGSDSRADWLKVRGFVPTQFLDGLPLPVGSFANPKIEPWNLERIAVLRGPASSVYGQTPPGGLLDMVSRRPQDEQANEVELQAGNNDHKQINFDSTGRIDDEGQFLYRASGTVRDSDSPIDHIPDKRYNIAPSLTWNINDDTRWTFLSQYTRDDTGITGQFLPLQGTKIDSPFGDISHHKNLGEPDWDFYDRTYYALGYSFEHRFNDVWQFRQNLRYTKSDLEFQAVNVATFNTIDDEGNVNRESGIVDEDISQFALDNNFQADFSTGELGHTVLLGLDHQRANTNYRWLYGMGVPPINVNDPIYGGDMSGVEYLTMQDFNQKTYQTGLYIQDQIALDNWRLTLGGREDWIHTGTTFFNQNDATNTQRDSAFSGNVGLSYLFDNGITPYISYAESFQPTMGATVSSTESFEPTEGKQYEVGVKYQPPGTDAMLTAAVYDLTQTNVSVTEGSVTRQIGELDVRGLELEAIADVTENLKLVASYSYTDSEIKKGPDKGNRMPQIPRNQATAWADYTWHSGPLDGFGVAAGVRYVGDTYGNTANTWLGHVGSYTVYDASVHYDLGRLNSSLRGVSVAVDAKNVFNKEYLSTCDGYWCYYGDERSVVGSLNYKF, from the coding sequence GTGCGCCGTGCCACCACCCCGTTCCGCCACACCCTTCTGGCCGTGGCCATCAGCCTCGGCAGCCTGTCCGCCCAGGCCCTGGCTGAAACCTACCACTTGCCATCGGCTCCCCTGGCCAACACGCTCAACCGCATTGCGGTCCAGTCCGGCATTGTCCTCAGCGTCGCCCCCGCCCTGACCGCGGGCAGGACCGCGCCCGCCGTGGAAGGTGACTTCAGCCCGCTCCAGGCCCTGTCCCAAGCCCTTCAGGGCAGCAGTCTGCGCCTGGTGCAGAACGGCGCCGACAGCTACAGCGTGGCACCCGTGACCGACGAGGCGATGAACCTGCCCGAGGTGAACATCGACGGCAGCCGCAGCTATGAAACCGCCTGGGGCCCGACCACCGGCATGGTCGCCACCCGCACCGCCGCTGGCACCAAGACCGACACCGCGATCAACGAGATTCCGCGCTCCATTTCGGTGATCACCCGCGACCAGCTCGACTCTCGCCCCACCCTCAACCTCAACGACTCGCTGCGCTACACCGCCGGCGTGATGAGCAGCGGCTACGGCTCGGACTCCCGCGCCGACTGGCTGAAAGTTCGCGGTTTCGTGCCGACCCAGTTCCTCGACGGCTTGCCGCTGCCGGTCGGCTCCTTCGCCAACCCGAAGATCGAGCCCTGGAACCTTGAGCGCATCGCCGTGCTGCGTGGCCCGGCCTCCTCCGTCTATGGCCAGACTCCGCCCGGCGGCCTGCTGGACATGGTCAGCCGCCGCCCCCAGGACGAGCAGGCCAATGAGGTGGAGCTGCAGGCCGGCAACAACGATCACAAGCAGATCAACTTCGACAGCACCGGCCGCATCGACGACGAGGGCCAGTTTCTCTACCGCGCCAGTGGCACCGTGCGCGACAGCGACTCGCCCATCGACCACATCCCGGACAAGCGCTACAACATCGCACCGAGCCTGACCTGGAACATCAACGACGACACCCGCTGGACCTTCCTCTCGCAGTACACCCGCGACGACACGGGCATCACCGGCCAGTTCCTGCCGCTGCAGGGCACCAAGATCGACTCGCCGTTTGGCGACATCTCCCACCACAAGAACCTCGGCGAGCCGGACTGGGACTTCTACGACCGGACCTACTACGCCCTCGGCTATTCCTTCGAGCATCGCTTCAACGATGTCTGGCAATTCCGCCAGAACCTGCGCTACACCAAGAGCGACCTGGAGTTCCAGGCGGTGAACGTGGCGACCTTCAACACCATCGACGACGAAGGCAACGTCAATCGCGAGTCCGGCATCGTCGACGAAGACATCAGCCAGTTCGCCCTGGACAACAACTTCCAGGCCGACTTCAGCACCGGCGAACTGGGCCACACCGTTCTGCTGGGCCTCGACCACCAGCGCGCCAACACCAACTACCGCTGGCTCTATGGCATGGGCGTCCCGCCGATCAACGTCAACGACCCGATCTACGGGGGCGACATGTCCGGCGTCGAATACCTCACGATGCAGGACTTCAACCAGAAGACCTATCAGACCGGCCTCTACATCCAGGACCAGATCGCCCTGGACAACTGGCGCCTGACCCTCGGCGGTCGCGAAGACTGGATCCACACCGGCACCACCTTCTTCAACCAGAACGATGCCACCAATACCCAGCGCGACTCGGCCTTCAGCGGCAACGTGGGCCTCAGCTATCTGTTCGACAATGGCATCACGCCGTACATCTCCTACGCCGAATCCTTCCAGCCAACGATGGGCGCCACCGTCAGCAGCACCGAATCCTTCGAACCCACGGAAGGCAAGCAGTACGAAGTCGGGGTCAAATACCAACCGCCGGGCACCGATGCCATGCTGACCGCTGCGGTCTACGACCTGACCCAGACCAATGTCAGCGTGACCGAGGGCAGCGTGACCCGGCAGATCGGCGAACTGGATGTACGTGGCCTGGAGCTGGAAGCCATTGCTGACGTCACCGAGAACCTCAAGCTGGTGGCGTCCTACAGCTACACCGACAGCGAGATCAAGAAAGGTCCGGACAAGGGCAACCGCATGCCCCAGATTCCGCGCAACCAGGCCACCGCCTGGGCGGATTACACCTGGCACAGTGGCCCGCTGGACGGTTTCGGCGTGGCGGCCGGAGTGCGTTACGTCGGCGACACCTATGGCAATACCGCCAATACCTGGCTGGGCCACGTGGGTTCCTACACCGTCTACGACGCGTCGGTGCACTACGACCTGGGGCGCCTGAACAGCTCCCTGCGCGGTGTCTCCGTGGCGGTGGACGCGAAGAACGTGTTCAACAAGGAATACCTGTCCACCTGCGACGGCTACTGGTGCTACTACGGCGACGAACGCAGCGTCGTCGGCAGCCTGAACTACAAGTTCTAA
- a CDS encoding PepSY-associated TM helix domain-containing protein has translation MQSRTIRRWSKVHTWSSLICTLFLLMLALTGLPLIFHHELEHLLGEAPELREMAPDTPHLGLQQLVDAAQRHRPGEVVQYLGYETDEPNGVIAITAATAGTEPNASHTFMLDARTGESVAMPAANGGVLMFILRLHVDLFAGLPGKLLLAFMGLLFVVAIVSGAVLYAPFMRRLKFAEVRHQRSTRTRWLDLHNLIGIVTLTWALVVGVTGVISACADLLINAWRQDALAALVQPYHDAPPLTERAPADRVLDIAGEALPGMQADFIAFPGTRFSSAHHYTVFMVGSSHLTAHLWTPVLIDARTLEVTAIAQRPWYMDALAMSQPLHFGDYGGGPMQLLWAALDVLTIIVLGSGLYLWWVRQRRGAGTREAAEVPA, from the coding sequence ATGCAAAGCCGCACCATTCGGCGCTGGTCCAAGGTCCACACCTGGAGCAGCCTGATCTGCACCCTCTTCCTGCTGATGCTGGCCCTTACCGGCCTGCCGCTGATCTTTCACCACGAACTGGAGCACCTGCTGGGCGAGGCGCCGGAGCTGCGGGAGATGGCGCCAGACACGCCGCACCTGGGCCTCCAGCAACTGGTGGACGCTGCCCAGCGCCACCGCCCCGGCGAAGTGGTGCAGTACCTGGGCTACGAGACGGACGAGCCCAACGGCGTGATCGCCATCACCGCCGCAACCGCCGGCACCGAACCGAACGCGTCCCACACCTTCATGCTCGACGCCCGCACCGGCGAATCGGTTGCCATGCCGGCTGCCAACGGCGGCGTGCTGATGTTCATCCTGCGGCTGCACGTGGACCTGTTCGCCGGACTGCCCGGCAAGCTGCTGCTGGCGTTCATGGGCCTGCTGTTCGTGGTCGCCATCGTCTCGGGCGCAGTGCTCTACGCCCCGTTCATGCGCCGCCTGAAGTTCGCCGAAGTACGCCACCAGCGCTCCACCCGCACGCGCTGGCTGGACCTGCACAACCTGATTGGCATCGTCACCCTGACCTGGGCCCTGGTGGTGGGCGTGACCGGCGTCATCAGCGCCTGCGCCGACCTGCTCATCAATGCCTGGCGCCAGGACGCCCTCGCCGCGCTGGTACAGCCCTACCACGACGCCCCGCCGCTGACCGAGCGCGCCCCGGCGGATCGGGTACTGGATATTGCCGGCGAGGCCCTGCCCGGCATGCAGGCGGACTTCATCGCCTTCCCCGGCACGCGCTTCTCCAGCGCCCATCACTACACGGTCTTCATGGTGGGCAGCAGCCATCTGACGGCGCACCTGTGGACGCCGGTGCTGATCGACGCACGCACCCTGGAGGTGACGGCCATCGCCCAGCGTCCCTGGTACATGGATGCTCTGGCCATGTCCCAGCCGCTCCACTTCGGCGACTACGGCGGAGGGCCGATGCAACTGCTCTGGGCTGCGCTGGACGTTCTCACCATCATCGTCCTCGGCAGCGGGCTGTATCTCTGGTGGGTACGGCAGCGGCGCGGTGCCGGAACTCGCGAAGCCGCGGAGGTCCCGGCATGA
- a CDS encoding LysR family transcriptional regulator, protein MNLNLRRIDLNLLLVFDALMQEQNLSRAATRLHMSQPAVSNALARLRSQLGEPLFKRTARGMLPTAHAQVLYGPVRQALKLLQLGLGAQEVFDPEAEHCFRLSMNDYAQAMLLPALLEQLRREAPRVALEVQDDEAQSLMTRLATGELDLAIDYLYFDNPDLCYQPLMEEELVVIGRAEHPAFAGGLTLEGYLGSQHVLILPRAGRGSPLEIVLGSAKIKRQAGLQVPHYLTIPPIVARSDLLGTVPRRLAKHFAALYALEVAPLPVATPPVQVSLIWHRQQELAPGLRWLREQLAQLGATLAENDT, encoded by the coding sequence ATGAACCTGAATTTGCGCCGAATCGACCTGAACCTGCTGCTGGTGTTCGATGCCTTGATGCAGGAACAGAACCTGTCGCGGGCCGCCACGCGCCTGCACATGAGTCAGCCTGCGGTGAGCAACGCCCTGGCGCGACTGCGCAGTCAATTGGGCGAGCCGTTGTTCAAGCGTACCGCCCGCGGCATGTTGCCCACCGCTCATGCCCAGGTGCTCTACGGCCCGGTGCGCCAGGCCCTGAAGCTGCTGCAGCTCGGGCTGGGGGCACAGGAGGTCTTCGATCCAGAGGCCGAGCACTGCTTCCGCCTGTCGATGAACGACTACGCCCAGGCCATGCTATTGCCGGCGCTGCTGGAACAGCTGAGGCGCGAGGCGCCACGGGTGGCGCTGGAAGTACAGGACGATGAGGCGCAAAGCCTGATGACACGGTTGGCCACTGGCGAGCTGGACCTGGCCATCGACTACCTCTATTTCGACAACCCCGATCTCTGCTACCAGCCGTTGATGGAGGAGGAGCTGGTCGTGATCGGCCGGGCCGAGCACCCGGCATTCGCGGGTGGCCTCACTCTGGAGGGGTACCTGGGTAGCCAGCATGTGCTGATATTGCCGCGCGCCGGTCGCGGCTCGCCGCTGGAGATAGTCCTGGGCTCGGCGAAGATCAAGCGTCAGGCTGGGCTGCAGGTTCCCCACTACCTGACGATCCCACCCATCGTGGCGCGCTCCGACCTGCTGGGCACCGTGCCGCGCCGGCTGGCGAAGCACTTCGCGGCCCTCTACGCGCTGGAGGTGGCGCCGCTGCCGGTGGCGACGCCGCCCGTGCAGGTGAGCCTGATCTGGCACCGCCAGCAGGAGCTGGCGCCCGGCCTGCGCTGGCTGCGTGAGCAACTGGCGCAGCTCGGCGCGACGCTTGCCGAAAACGACACCTGA